GAGCCAATGTACTGCATGTTATTGATCTAGGTGGGGCCCTGGAAGAAGGAGGTAACATCCAAGTGGTGGAAGAGATACTTAAAAATGTCTCAGTACCAGTCCAGATGGGTGGAGGTATTCGCACCATGGATGATGCCACCCATTTACTCAATATAGGTGTGGACAGGATAATACTGGGAACCCTTGCAATTAAACATCCCGAAACCGTTGAACTATTGTCTCGTGAATTTGGAAGTGAACGTATTATGGTGGCCCTGGATAGTAAGGACTCCAAAGTAGTGGTCAGGGGATGGATGGAAAAAACAGACCAGACCGCCCCCCAACTGGGAAAAATAATGGAAAATAAAGGAGCTGGTGGGATACTATTCACCAATGTGGACCATGAAGGCCTTTTAGGTGGATTCAGGGTTGAACCCCTCCTTGAGCTATTAGAATCTGTTGATATTCCTGTGGTTTATTCAGGTGGCGTCAGCACCCTGGAAGATGTGGCTACCCTCAGCCAGACTGATGCCTACGGTGTGGTGATTGGTTCAGCACTTTATAAAGGAACCATAAACCTTGAAGATGCCCTTGCTTATGAAAACAAGTAACAAATTATATCTTATTTTCTTTTAACTTTTCCCTAAATTTTTTTATCATCTTTCAGGTCCCCGGGCATCTTAATAATGAAAAATAATTAAAAAAAATTACATTAAACCACGAAGAAGTTGATGATATTGATATTTCAATAAGATAATAAGATAATTGGACTCCAATAAGGTTAATTTTGATCAATGATTTATCTTAAAAGTTACTAGTGAGTGAATCCCCTGTGGATTACTGTTTTTTCAGCTATCTCCACCACTTTACGTATTTTAAGAATCTGATCAGGATTGGTGGATATGGAACTGATACCAGTCTCCACTAGCCAGCGTACAATAGCTGGATCCGAACCGGCATGGCCACAGATGCAAGTTTCAATTTTATTCTGGTTGCATTTTTCTATAACCATTTCAATCATCTTCAAAACTGATTTATGGGTTAAATTGAAATGTTTAGCCACTTTAACGCCTCTTCTGTCCACTGCCATAGAGCACATGGCCATATCACTCATTCCCAGGGTCACAAAGTCCATGCCTTCAGAGATGAACTCATCCAGGGTGAAAACTGCAGATGGAGTTTCAATGGAGGCCCCAACCGGTAAGTCTAGATGA
The Methanobacterium sp. DNA segment above includes these coding regions:
- the hisA gene encoding 1-(5-phosphoribosyl)-5-[(5-phosphoribosylamino)methylideneamino]imidazole-4-carboxamide isomerase; translation: MIIMPAVDIKNGKCVQLVQGKPGTEQIVLDNPAEVALEWEAKGANVLHVIDLGGALEEGGNIQVVEEILKNVSVPVQMGGGIRTMDDATHLLNIGVDRIILGTLAIKHPETVELLSREFGSERIMVALDSKDSKVVVRGWMEKTDQTAPQLGKIMENKGAGGILFTNVDHEGLLGGFRVEPLLELLESVDIPVVYSGGVSTLEDVATLSQTDAYGVVIGSALYKGTINLEDALAYENK